A stretch of Lathyrus oleraceus cultivar Zhongwan6 chromosome 6, CAAS_Psat_ZW6_1.0, whole genome shotgun sequence DNA encodes these proteins:
- the LOC127093727 gene encoding uncharacterized protein LOC127093727 — MKVSQFKKFMEMLNKIQVNITFCEALEQMHVYAKFMKEILSGKQNLKHNENIALAEECNVIIQRKLPPKLTDPRANINLMLLSMTRKLNYGEPKPTEKTLTLADHFIAYPYEVLKDILVRVDGLLFLADFIILDMPEDSETPLLFGRPFLENGKAFIDVELGELTLWFNKEKLVINVFEAMNNQKENPQCYQINIMKEISKGHHGKKLVRKEFQVLQKVLLYKSCLKWLIGKWKSRWSGPFIVNKVFANGAIEV; from the exons ATGAAAGTGAGCCAGTTTAAAAAGTTTATGGAGATGTTGAACAAAATACAGGTCAACATTACATTTTGTGAAGCTCTTGAACAAATGCATGTTTATGCTAAATTCATGAAAGAGATCTTATCGGGAAAGCAAAATTTGAAGCATAATGAAAACATTGCTTTGGCGGAAGAGTGCAATGTTATCATTCAGAGAAAGCTTCCACCCAAACTCACTGATCCAA GAGCTAACATCAATCTGATGCTGCTATCTATGACAAGGAAGCTAAATTATGGCGAACCAAAACCAACTGAAAAGACCTTGACACTAGCAGATCATTTTATCGCATACCCTTATGAAGTTCTTAAAGATATCCTTGTTAGGGTCGATGGGTTATTGTTTCTAGCTGATTTCATAATTCTTGACATGCCTGAAGATTCCGAGACACCATTATTGTTTGGAAGACCATTCCTGGAAAATGGTAAAGCTTTTATTGATGTTGAATTGGGTGAGTTAACATTGTGGTTTAATAAGGAAAAACTTGTCATCAATGTGTTTGAAGCAATGAACAACCAAAAAGAAAACCCCCAGTGTTACCAGATAAACATAATGAAAGAAATATCTAAAGGGCATCATGGAAAGAAGCTGGTAAGAAAAGAATTTCAAGTTCTACAGAAGGTCTTATTGTATAAATCTTGCTTGAAATGGTTAATTGGTAAGTGGAAATCTAGATGGTCTGGTCCCTTTATTGTGAATAAAGTGTTTGCAAATGGTGCAATAGAAGTATAA